A region of Chitinophaga horti DNA encodes the following proteins:
- a CDS encoding DUF1440 domain-containing protein — MTNFQVYPGNRYMMRRSPTFIKAIVWSGIVTCILYLVGMMLASWLANGQPPVQVLQFIASGICGEHAYTEGASSIVAGLFLHCMFSLMIAAVYLLVYSLVPFVRQHAFKAGLLFGVIVWLFMYGAVIPLSHVPLQEPDPVMGVLSLIVNVFFVGLPIAMVANYCYHAHKKHLPDITDLIWHN, encoded by the coding sequence ATGACAAATTTTCAAGTGTACCCGGGCAATCGGTATATGATGCGCAGGTCGCCAACTTTTATTAAAGCGATCGTCTGGTCGGGCATCGTGACCTGCATACTATACCTGGTTGGCATGATGCTGGCTTCGTGGCTGGCAAACGGTCAACCGCCCGTACAGGTACTGCAATTCATCGCATCCGGTATATGCGGCGAGCATGCCTACACAGAAGGTGCGAGCAGCATAGTGGCCGGCCTTTTCCTCCATTGTATGTTTTCGCTCATGATCGCAGCGGTGTATTTATTAGTGTATAGCCTGGTGCCATTCGTGCGGCAGCATGCTTTTAAGGCGGGTTTATTATTCGGGGTGATCGTATGGTTGTTTATGTATGGAGCTGTTATTCCGCTCAGCCACGTTCCCTTACAGGAGCCAGATCCGGTGATGGGCGTTTTATCACTGATCGTAAATGTTTTTTTCGTGGGATTGCCGATTGCGATGGTAGCCAATTACTGTTACCATGCACACAAAAAACACCTGCCCGATATCACAGACCTTATCTGGCACAATTAA
- a CDS encoding DUF4957 domain-containing protein, translating to MKILSTYPLLLLLLLVAACSPEKEKLAPMRMFMPKGIIQANSEATSVLLSWEAALYSKEKGTTYTVAISDDTLFSHTTLLLQTDTTGIRLDDTQLGVRKFYYARVKTNGPDSTLDSKWVHSNRFQITGEQIFQPTRTAEIKAISVTLRWTATAGVSKITLLPNGGTLTDVPVTAAESADGAKVLKGLTPNTDYYAEIFAGTKSKGYTVFKTLVLPNFTVVVKPTDNLITVLDTCSNNAFIGLEPGTHDIKDAGGAYANLVVRQKTVTIQSLSGDPSDTKVNFKEITLKGDGAGIKLNGIEFDGTAGAGAYFLNLVGLNADGEAATFTSIEMENCRIHHTVNCIFRGNRASANLGHKISLIKMNNCIAYENGGSYTYFTLDKLDIARLELTNSTFYNIGRAFISWSTNVTPAAKPVMTIDACTFNNFGSDGRNYVLLDANANALDFVFQNSILCNLPKAGGTMGNALLRATGAASTLSVSYNNMFNLTTGAGAAATLPTYAYLTATNNKAVDLGWTATTTNFTLPAGSELRTAGKTGGAVGDPRWTY from the coding sequence ATGAAGATATTATCCACGTATCCCTTATTACTCCTGTTACTGCTCGTAGCGGCCTGTTCACCCGAAAAGGAGAAACTGGCGCCGATGCGGATGTTCATGCCGAAAGGTATCATCCAGGCGAACAGTGAAGCCACATCTGTACTACTCAGCTGGGAGGCAGCCTTGTATTCGAAAGAAAAGGGAACAACTTATACGGTTGCTATTTCTGATGATACATTGTTCAGTCATACCACCTTACTGCTGCAGACCGACACCACGGGCATACGCCTCGACGATACACAATTAGGCGTGCGTAAGTTTTACTACGCCCGTGTAAAGACAAACGGTCCGGATTCGACGCTCGATTCGAAATGGGTGCATAGCAACCGTTTCCAGATTACGGGTGAACAGATATTCCAACCCACCCGTACGGCGGAGATCAAAGCCATCTCCGTTACCCTGCGCTGGACGGCCACTGCGGGTGTAAGTAAAATTACACTCCTGCCTAATGGCGGCACGCTTACGGATGTACCTGTAACCGCCGCTGAAAGTGCCGACGGTGCAAAAGTGCTGAAAGGCCTCACGCCTAACACCGACTATTACGCGGAGATCTTTGCCGGCACGAAGAGTAAAGGCTACACGGTTTTTAAAACGCTTGTGCTGCCTAACTTTACCGTCGTAGTGAAACCTACCGATAACCTGATCACCGTACTGGATACCTGCTCCAACAACGCCTTCATCGGCCTGGAACCTGGTACGCACGATATTAAGGATGCCGGCGGCGCTTACGCCAACCTGGTGGTAAGACAGAAAACCGTCACGATACAGTCGCTTTCCGGCGACCCGTCCGATACAAAAGTGAACTTTAAAGAGATTACGCTCAAAGGCGACGGCGCTGGTATTAAACTGAACGGGATCGAGTTCGATGGTACGGCCGGTGCAGGCGCCTACTTCCTGAACCTGGTGGGGCTGAATGCGGACGGAGAGGCAGCTACGTTTACCAGCATCGAAATGGAGAACTGCCGTATTCACCATACGGTGAACTGCATCTTCCGTGGCAACCGCGCCAGCGCCAACCTCGGACACAAGATCAGCCTGATCAAAATGAATAACTGTATCGCTTACGAAAATGGCGGCTCTTACACTTATTTCACGTTGGATAAGCTGGACATTGCCCGACTGGAACTGACCAATTCCACGTTCTATAACATTGGCCGCGCCTTCATCAGCTGGAGCACCAACGTAACACCAGCCGCTAAGCCGGTGATGACGATCGACGCCTGCACGTTCAACAACTTCGGCTCCGATGGTCGCAACTATGTACTGCTGGATGCGAATGCCAATGCGCTGGACTTCGTATTCCAGAACAGCATTTTGTGCAACCTGCCCAAGGCTGGCGGCACGATGGGTAATGCACTGTTGCGCGCAACTGGTGCCGCGAGTACGCTGAGCGTTTCTTACAACAACATGTTCAACCTGACGACAGGCGCAGGCGCGGCGGCAACTTTACCAACATACGCCTACCTCACGGCTACCAACAACAAAGCGGTTGACCTGGGCTGGACGGCCACCACTACTAACTTTACACTGCCTGCGGGCTCAGAACTGCGTACGGCCGGCAAAACCGGCGGCGCAGTAGGTGATCCGCGGTGGACATATTAA
- a CDS encoding pectate lyase — protein MRLRHLTLVLGCYFLPAALYAQPPAFPGAEGFGKHTTGGRGGAVYTVTNLADDGPGSLREALNKKGARTIVFAVSGTVALESTLEIKQGDVTLAGQSAPGDGICIRNYPVEIEADNVIVRYLRFRMGDVAKKEGDAFGGRNRRQIMIDHCSISWGTDECASFYRNREFTMQWCIIAESLNHSVHVKGDHGYGGIWGGEGASFHHNLLASHKSRMPRFSGSASTQNPEDELVDFRNNVVFNWGINSSYGGERGRYNVVNNYYRPGPATQSRRKACIVNPSAPYGQFYVNGNVMHGNAVVTKNNWNGGVDCEQPDSARALKAFTVANIPVETAEKAYERVLACAGASLRRDAADKRIVADVRSGQPTTGKNGLIDTQADVAGWPELGAATALTDTDGDGMPDNWERKHGLDPNNAEDGKGVKLDKVYTNLEVYLNGLVK, from the coding sequence ATGAGACTAAGACACTTGACACTGGTACTGGGATGTTATTTTTTACCGGCTGCGCTATATGCGCAGCCACCTGCTTTTCCGGGAGCCGAAGGTTTCGGGAAACATACGACCGGCGGTCGGGGTGGGGCGGTGTATACCGTGACCAACCTGGCAGATGATGGTCCGGGTAGTTTGCGGGAGGCGCTGAACAAAAAGGGCGCCCGCACGATCGTATTCGCCGTATCGGGTACGGTCGCCCTGGAATCTACGCTGGAGATCAAACAGGGCGATGTTACGTTAGCCGGACAATCGGCCCCGGGCGATGGCATCTGCATCCGTAATTACCCGGTGGAAATTGAAGCCGACAACGTGATCGTGCGCTACCTGCGTTTCCGCATGGGGGATGTCGCTAAAAAGGAGGGCGATGCTTTTGGTGGCCGCAACCGCCGGCAGATCATGATCGATCATTGCTCCATCAGCTGGGGAACGGACGAGTGCGCATCGTTTTACCGTAACCGCGAGTTTACGATGCAATGGTGCATCATCGCAGAAAGCCTGAATCACTCGGTGCACGTCAAAGGTGATCATGGTTACGGCGGCATATGGGGCGGCGAGGGCGCCAGCTTTCATCATAACCTGCTGGCCAGCCATAAAAGCCGTATGCCGCGGTTTTCAGGCTCCGCATCCACCCAAAACCCGGAAGATGAACTGGTAGATTTTCGCAATAACGTGGTGTTCAATTGGGGCATCAACAGCAGTTATGGCGGTGAGCGTGGTCGCTACAATGTGGTGAACAATTACTACCGCCCGGGGCCAGCCACCCAGTCGCGCCGTAAAGCCTGTATCGTTAATCCATCCGCGCCTTACGGGCAGTTTTATGTGAATGGGAATGTGATGCATGGCAATGCAGTGGTTACGAAAAACAACTGGAACGGGGGCGTGGATTGCGAGCAGCCGGATTCCGCCCGCGCCCTGAAAGCTTTCACGGTCGCAAACATACCGGTGGAAACAGCGGAGAAAGCCTACGAACGGGTACTCGCATGCGCTGGCGCCAGCTTACGCCGAGATGCAGCGGACAAACGTATTGTGGCAGATGTACGGAGCGGTCAGCCAACGACGGGTAAAAACGGTTTGATAGATACGCAGGCCGACGTAGCCGGCTGGCCGGAACTGGGCGCTGCCACTGCTTTAACAGATACTGATGGCGATGGCATGCCCGACAACTGGGAGCGCAAGCACGGTCTCGACCCAAATAATGCGGAGGATGGAAAAGGGGTGAAGTTGGATAAAGTGTACACTAACTTAGAGGTATACCTGAACGGATTGGTAAAATGA
- a CDS encoding RagB/SusD family nutrient uptake outer membrane protein, with protein sequence MKKLLFSTILLAALVGQGCKDYLQVEDPSSQSQVAVFNSVSYANSAVVGVYAMLIGDNAYGNRVSCLYPQSADDFKTSGSYNCDDRRGISVYGACNTNSELLNPFNQLYKGIERANVCIKYIPLSEPYLNGSAADKAAMRKLLGEALTLRAQFYHELVRNWGDLPGHFEPAADLSDTYLPKMDRDSIYDQVLADLEQAAEMVPWRTESPDQNLRLTKGAVKGLRARIALARGGYSLRREPRKMIRRDDYKKYYQIAYDECKAIMARRDQHTLNENYENIFRTLHTGNRLDAAHELMFEVGAFGGNASTDSKLGYYNGLKLDGNSKFGPGGGGIVALPTYFYEFDSIGDVRRDVTLAYYEIDKDSKKIMRKATDICDGKFRRSWTSITGTSQNLAINWPILRFADILLMFAEADNELNSAPSAEAIGALTEVRARAFKGNENRMGLVPADKEGFFKAVVQERLLEFGGEGIRKYDLLRWNMLAAKITETRAKLTEFMNGTGRYANVPVYVYTKAADFQNGPVPGDINTLDNFGGHASKVFFEPSVTTTPTGYSRRDWRAAVTQDFLTHPLNGYVIQFEENRKELYPLHNTVLNDNYKLKQDYGY encoded by the coding sequence ATGAAAAAGTTATTATTCTCTACGATATTACTGGCAGCATTGGTAGGACAAGGCTGTAAAGATTACCTGCAGGTGGAAGATCCCTCGTCGCAGTCACAGGTGGCGGTGTTTAACAGCGTATCCTACGCTAACTCCGCTGTGGTGGGCGTGTACGCCATGCTGATCGGCGATAATGCCTACGGCAACCGCGTGAGCTGCCTGTACCCACAGTCTGCCGACGACTTTAAAACCTCCGGCAGCTACAACTGCGACGATCGTCGCGGCATCAGCGTGTATGGTGCATGTAACACCAATTCTGAATTGCTGAACCCGTTCAACCAGCTGTACAAAGGCATTGAAAGGGCGAATGTGTGTATCAAATACATCCCGTTATCGGAGCCATACCTGAATGGCTCGGCTGCAGACAAAGCGGCGATGCGTAAACTACTCGGCGAGGCCTTAACCTTACGTGCGCAGTTTTACCATGAACTGGTACGCAACTGGGGCGATTTGCCCGGCCACTTTGAGCCTGCGGCCGATCTGAGCGACACCTATCTGCCTAAGATGGATCGTGACAGCATTTATGACCAGGTGCTGGCCGACCTCGAACAGGCGGCGGAAATGGTGCCCTGGCGTACCGAATCGCCCGACCAGAACCTGCGCCTCACCAAGGGGGCGGTAAAAGGTCTGCGTGCCCGCATTGCACTCGCCCGTGGCGGTTACTCCCTGCGCCGCGAGCCGCGTAAGATGATCCGTCGCGACGACTACAAGAAATACTACCAGATCGCTTACGATGAATGTAAAGCCATCATGGCGCGTCGCGATCAGCATACCCTAAACGAGAACTACGAAAATATCTTCCGCACGCTGCATACCGGTAACCGCCTGGATGCCGCGCATGAACTGATGTTCGAAGTAGGCGCTTTCGGCGGTAACGCCAGCACCGACAGTAAACTCGGCTATTACAATGGTTTGAAACTGGACGGTAATTCGAAATTCGGCCCTGGTGGCGGCGGTATCGTAGCCCTGCCCACTTACTTCTACGAGTTCGATTCTATTGGTGATGTCAGGCGCGACGTAACACTCGCCTACTACGAAATCGATAAGGATAGCAAAAAGATCATGCGCAAAGCCACCGACATCTGCGACGGTAAATTCCGCCGCTCGTGGACCAGCATCACTGGTACTTCGCAGAACCTGGCGATCAACTGGCCGATCCTGCGTTTTGCTGATATCCTGCTGATGTTTGCAGAGGCGGACAATGAACTGAATAGCGCGCCATCTGCAGAAGCGATTGGCGCGCTAACTGAAGTAAGAGCGAGGGCGTTCAAAGGTAACGAAAACCGGATGGGCCTGGTGCCGGCGGATAAGGAAGGTTTCTTCAAGGCGGTTGTGCAGGAGCGTTTGCTGGAATTTGGCGGGGAAGGTATTCGTAAGTACGACTTGCTGCGCTGGAACATGCTGGCGGCAAAAATTACGGAGACCCGCGCGAAGCTGACCGAGTTTATGAACGGTACCGGCCGTTATGCCAATGTGCCCGTGTATGTGTATACCAAGGCGGCCGACTTCCAGAACGGCCCCGTGCCAGGCGATATTAATACGCTGGACAATTTTGGCGGACATGCATCGAAGGTTTTCTTTGAGCCATCGGTGACGACTACGCCAACCGGCTACAGTCGCCGCGACTGGCGAGCAGCAGTAACGCAGGACTTCCTCACGCATCCGTTGAACGGCTATGTGATCCAGTTTGAAGAAAACCGGAAAGAGTTGTATCCGTTGCACAACACTGTATTGAACGATAACTATAAGCTTAAACAGGATTATGGCTATTAA
- a CDS encoding glycoside hydrolase family 43 protein — translation MHTTMKALLLAGGLTAPLAATAQQQALSKVWVADNGNGTYKNPVINADYSDPDAIRVGNDFYMISSSFNMSPGLPILHSKDLVNWTLIGHALQRQIPFEHFSKVQHGNGVWAPAIRYHRNEFYIYYPDPDFGIYMTKASSIKGPWSDPVLVAPGSGLIDPCPYWDTDGKAYLVHAYAGSRAGIKSLIVLKRMNAEGTKVLDGGTIVFDGHNQDPTLEGPKMHKRNGYYYILAPAGGVSTGWQLALRSKNIYGPYERKVVMDQGSSAVNGPHQGAWVNTAAGEDWFLHFQDKDAYGRVVHLQPMKWVNDWPVIGEDKDGDGKGTPVSVYKKPATGAAQPKATPGDSDEFDGLQAGLQWQWQANPSAYWSHSNMSEGVLRLFAIRMADSSRNLWNVPNLLLQKFPADAFTATAKLRFRPRQEGDRAGLVILGVDYAQLSLVMKDSVVYLEQGINIQADKGKKEMFKTIGKAAGRDIWLRVSVAPGAICKFSYSDNGKDYTDIPGSFTARPGRWVGAKVGLFAVGTMRTNDAGWVDADWFRIE, via the coding sequence ATGCATACAACGATGAAAGCCCTTTTGCTGGCCGGCGGCTTAACCGCCCCGCTGGCAGCAACGGCGCAACAACAGGCCCTCTCTAAAGTTTGGGTGGCAGACAACGGAAACGGAACTTATAAAAACCCGGTGATCAACGCCGACTATTCCGACCCGGACGCTATTCGTGTCGGGAACGATTTTTACATGATCTCTTCGAGTTTCAACATGTCGCCGGGATTGCCGATCCTGCACAGTAAAGACCTGGTCAACTGGACGCTGATCGGCCATGCACTGCAACGGCAGATCCCGTTCGAGCATTTCTCTAAAGTGCAGCATGGTAACGGTGTGTGGGCGCCCGCTATCCGTTACCACAGGAATGAGTTTTACATTTACTATCCTGATCCTGATTTCGGTATTTATATGACGAAAGCCTCATCGATCAAAGGCCCGTGGTCGGACCCGGTGCTGGTAGCGCCTGGCAGCGGGCTGATCGACCCCTGTCCATATTGGGATACTGACGGCAAGGCTTACCTGGTGCATGCCTATGCAGGCAGCCGCGCGGGCATTAAAAGCCTGATCGTACTGAAACGTATGAACGCCGAAGGTACAAAGGTGCTGGACGGCGGCACGATCGTGTTCGACGGCCACAACCAGGACCCCACGTTGGAAGGCCCGAAGATGCACAAACGAAACGGCTACTATTACATCCTGGCGCCGGCTGGCGGCGTGTCCACGGGTTGGCAGCTGGCCTTACGATCTAAGAATATTTACGGTCCTTACGAACGCAAAGTCGTGATGGACCAGGGCAGTAGTGCGGTAAACGGTCCGCATCAGGGTGCCTGGGTAAATACGGCGGCCGGAGAGGACTGGTTCCTGCACTTCCAGGATAAGGATGCGTATGGCCGGGTGGTGCATCTGCAACCCATGAAATGGGTAAACGACTGGCCGGTGATCGGCGAGGATAAAGACGGCGATGGAAAAGGGACGCCGGTATCTGTCTATAAAAAGCCTGCTACAGGCGCCGCACAACCGAAAGCAACACCTGGCGATTCGGACGAATTTGATGGGCTGCAAGCCGGCTTACAATGGCAATGGCAGGCCAATCCATCCGCTTACTGGAGCCATAGCAACATGAGCGAAGGGGTGTTACGCCTGTTCGCGATCCGCATGGCCGACAGCAGCCGTAATCTCTGGAATGTGCCGAACTTATTATTACAGAAGTTTCCTGCGGATGCGTTTACAGCCACGGCCAAACTGCGCTTTCGTCCGCGCCAGGAAGGCGACAGGGCGGGACTTGTGATTCTCGGTGTAGACTATGCACAACTATCACTCGTAATGAAAGATAGCGTGGTGTACCTGGAACAAGGCATCAATATCCAGGCGGACAAAGGCAAAAAGGAAATGTTTAAGACGATTGGAAAAGCCGCAGGGCGTGATATATGGCTGCGTGTATCCGTGGCGCCAGGCGCCATCTGCAAATTCAGCTACAGCGATAACGGGAAGGATTACACGGACATCCCCGGCAGCTTTACCGCCAGGCCGGGTCGCTGGGTAGGAGCGAAGGTAGGCCTGTTTGCCGTGGGTACCATGCGAACGAACGATGCGGGCTGGGTAGATGCGGACTGGTTCCGTATCGAGTAA